In Rhodoferax koreense, a genomic segment contains:
- the ileS gene encoding isoleucine--tRNA ligase translates to MTESAKTDYRSTLNLPDTPFPMRGDLPKREPGWVKEWDEKGIYKKLRDVRAGAPKFVLHDGPPYANGQIHMGHAVNKILKDMIVKARQLKGLDAIYVPGWDCHGLPIENQIEKTYGRNLSRDEVQAKSRAYATEQIAQQKQDFKRLGVLGEWDNPYLTMNPGNEADEIRALKRIMERGFVYRGLKPVYWCFDCRSSLAEFEIEYADKKSQTIDVAFESAEPEKLLAAFGLSPTSVRTEPVEVPGSEASSGSTRSFDKLRTNGVGPSIFAVIWTTTAWTIPANQALNLNPELEYALVDTPRGLLILASALVEKALARYQLEGTVLATVLGEKLAGLNFKHPLHDVADPGTGQYSYRRLSPIFLADYATADDGTGIVHSSPAYGVDDFNSCVAHGISHDDILNPVQGNGVYVDELPMFGNQFIWKAAPVIVDALRDAGRLLATETITHSYPHCWRHKTPVIYRAAAQWFIRMDEGEGVFTKDKALQTLRQLALNAIEETSFYPENGKVRLRDMIAGRPDWCISRQRNWGVPLPFFIHNATGELHPRTMELMDTAADMVAAGGIEAWSKATPESLIGADAEVYTKSNDILDVWFDSGTTHYTVLQKSHAAQSTWPADLYLEGHDQHRGWFHSSLLTACAMYDHAPYKGLLTHGFTVDSQGRKMSKSLGNGVDPQKTSEKLGAEIIRLWVAASDYSGDIAGDDKILARVVDTYRRIRNTLKFLLANVSDFDPATDAVPADQLLEIDRYALSRAAQFQAEVLAHFEVYEFHPVVAKLQVYCSEDLGAFYLDVLKDRLYTTAPKSLARRSAQTALWQITHAMLRWMAPFLSFTAEEAWKIFGSSETIFQETYSQLAAPDAALLAKWARIREIRDAVNKDIEVLRANGQVGSSLQATVALQAGAADHALLASLGDDLKFVFITSAVELSNAETASDVPAIAVKPSTAVKCDRCWHYRDDVGVDAAHPTLCGRCTSNLFGAGEARAFA, encoded by the coding sequence ATGACCGAATCCGCAAAGACCGACTACCGCAGCACCCTCAACCTGCCCGACACCCCCTTCCCCATGCGCGGCGACCTGCCCAAGCGCGAGCCCGGCTGGGTCAAGGAATGGGACGAAAAAGGCATCTACAAGAAGCTGCGCGACGTGCGCGCCGGCGCACCCAAGTTCGTGCTTCACGACGGCCCGCCTTATGCCAACGGCCAGATCCACATGGGCCACGCGGTCAACAAGATCCTGAAGGACATGATCGTCAAGGCGCGGCAGTTGAAGGGCCTGGACGCCATCTACGTGCCGGGCTGGGACTGCCATGGCCTGCCGATCGAGAACCAGATCGAAAAGACCTACGGGCGCAACCTGAGCCGCGACGAGGTGCAGGCCAAGAGCCGCGCCTACGCCACCGAGCAGATCGCGCAGCAGAAACAGGATTTCAAGCGCCTGGGCGTGCTCGGCGAATGGGACAACCCTTACCTGACGATGAACCCCGGCAACGAGGCCGACGAGATCCGTGCGCTCAAGCGCATCATGGAACGCGGCTTCGTCTACCGCGGCCTGAAGCCGGTGTACTGGTGCTTCGACTGCCGCTCGTCGCTGGCCGAGTTCGAGATCGAATACGCGGACAAGAAGTCGCAAACAATCGACGTGGCCTTTGAGAGTGCCGAGCCGGAGAAGCTGCTTGCCGCTTTCGGGCTCTCACCCACCTCCGTTCGCACTGAGCCTGTCGAAGTGCCTGGGTCGGAGGCTTCGTCAGGCTCAACCCGGTCCTTCGACAAGCTCAGGACGAACGGGGTGGGGCCATCCATCTTCGCCGTGATCTGGACCACCACCGCCTGGACCATCCCGGCCAACCAGGCGCTGAACCTGAATCCCGAGCTCGAATACGCGCTCGTCGACACACCCCGCGGCCTGCTGATCCTGGCCTCGGCGCTGGTCGAGAAGGCGCTCGCGCGTTACCAGCTCGAAGGCACGGTGCTGGCCACCGTGCTCGGCGAAAAACTCGCCGGGCTGAACTTCAAGCACCCGCTGCACGACGTGGCCGACCCCGGCACCGGCCAGTACAGCTACCGCCGCCTGTCGCCGATCTTCCTGGCCGACTACGCCACGGCCGACGACGGCACCGGTATCGTGCACTCCTCGCCGGCCTACGGCGTGGACGACTTCAACTCCTGCGTGGCCCATGGCATCTCGCACGACGACATCCTGAACCCGGTGCAGGGCAACGGCGTGTACGTGGACGAATTGCCCATGTTCGGCAACCAGTTCATCTGGAAGGCCGCACCCGTCATCGTCGACGCGCTGCGCGACGCGGGCCGCCTGCTGGCCACCGAGACGATCACGCACAGCTACCCGCATTGCTGGCGCCACAAGACACCGGTGATCTACCGGGCCGCCGCCCAATGGTTCATCCGCATGGACGAGGGCGAGGGCGTGTTCACCAAGGACAAGGCTTTGCAGACGCTGCGCCAGCTCGCGCTCAACGCCATCGAGGAGACCAGCTTCTACCCCGAGAACGGCAAGGTGCGCCTGCGCGACATGATCGCCGGCCGGCCGGACTGGTGCATCTCGCGCCAGCGCAACTGGGGCGTGCCGCTGCCCTTCTTCATCCACAACGCCACGGGTGAACTGCACCCGCGCACCATGGAACTGATGGACACGGCTGCCGACATGGTGGCTGCCGGCGGCATCGAGGCCTGGAGCAAGGCCACGCCCGAATCGCTGATCGGTGCCGATGCCGAGGTCTACACCAAGAGCAACGACATCCTCGACGTCTGGTTCGACTCCGGCACCACGCACTACACCGTGCTGCAGAAGAGCCATGCGGCCCAATCCACCTGGCCGGCCGACCTGTACCTCGAAGGCCACGACCAGCACCGCGGCTGGTTCCACAGCTCGCTGCTGACCGCCTGCGCCATGTACGACCACGCACCGTACAAGGGCCTGCTGACGCACGGCTTCACCGTCGACAGCCAGGGTCGCAAGATGAGCAAGTCGCTCGGCAACGGCGTCGATCCGCAGAAGACCAGCGAGAAGCTCGGCGCCGAGATCATCCGCCTGTGGGTGGCCGCGAGCGACTATTCGGGCGACATCGCCGGCGACGACAAGATCCTGGCGCGTGTGGTCGACACCTACCGCCGCATCCGCAACACGCTGAAGTTCCTGCTCGCCAACGTGAGCGACTTCGACCCGGCCACGGACGCCGTGCCGGCCGATCAACTGCTCGAGATCGACCGCTATGCCTTGAGCCGCGCGGCGCAGTTCCAGGCCGAAGTCCTGGCGCATTTCGAGGTCTATGAATTCCACCCGGTGGTGGCCAAGCTGCAGGTGTATTGCTCGGAAGACCTGGGCGCGTTCTACCTCGACGTGCTGAAGGACCGGCTCTACACCACGGCGCCGAAGTCGCTGGCGCGGCGCAGCGCGCAGACCGCGCTGTGGCAGATCACCCACGCCATGCTGCGCTGGATGGCGCCGTTCCTGAGCTTTACCGCCGAGGAAGCGTGGAAGATCTTCGGCTCCAGCGAGACGATCTTCCAGGAAACCTACAGCCAGCTGGCCGCGCCGGACGCAGCGCTGCTGGCCAAGTGGGCGCGCATCCGCGAGATCCGCGACGCGGTCAACAAGGACATCGAGGTGCTGCGCGCCAACGGCCAGGTCGGCTCATCGCTGCAGGCCACCGTGGCCTTGCAGGCCGGCGCCGCCGACCACGCGCTGCTCGCCAGCCTGGGCGACGACCTGAAGTTCGTGTTCATCACCTCGGCGGTCGAACTGTCGAACGCGGAAACGGCGAGCGACGTGCCGGCCATCGCCGTCAAGCCCAGCACCGCCGTGAAATGCGACCGCTGCTGGCACTACCGCGACGACGTGGGCGTGGATGCGGCCCATCCCACGCTGTGCGGCCGTTGCACCAGCAACCTGTTTGGCGCTGGCGAAGCTCGGGCGTTCGCGTGA
- the lspA gene encoding signal peptidase II — MAKKPTFVKSSGASLVPWLGLALIIFLADQFTKVLILNYYRLGDSTFVTGFFNVVRAHNTGAAFSFLAGASGWQRWLFTGIGVAAALFIVWLLKSHAGQKLFSFALACILGGAVGNVVDRMMHGYVVDFLDFHVRNWHFPAFNLADSAISIGAACLILDELLRVRRGKS, encoded by the coding sequence ATGGCCAAGAAACCGACTTTCGTCAAATCCTCGGGCGCGAGCCTGGTGCCGTGGCTGGGCCTGGCGTTGATCATCTTCCTGGCGGACCAGTTCACCAAGGTGCTGATCCTCAACTACTACCGCCTGGGTGACAGCACCTTCGTCACCGGCTTCTTCAACGTCGTGCGCGCGCACAACACCGGCGCGGCCTTCTCGTTCCTGGCCGGCGCCTCCGGCTGGCAACGCTGGCTGTTCACCGGCATCGGCGTGGCGGCGGCACTGTTCATCGTCTGGCTGCTGAAGTCGCATGCGGGACAGAAGCTTTTTTCGTTCGCGCTGGCCTGCATCCTGGGCGGTGCGGTGGGCAATGTGGTGGACCGCATGATGCACGGCTACGTGGTGGACTTCCTCGACTTCCATGTGCGCAACTGGCACTTCCCGGCCTTCAACCTGGCCGACAGCGCCATCAGCATCGGCGCGGCCTGCCTCATCCTCGACGAGCTGCTGCGCGTGCGGCGCGGCAAGTCCTGA
- a CDS encoding Na/Pi cotransporter family protein, giving the protein MKHLLNLLAAIALLVWGTHLVRTGVLRVFGANLRQILARSMGNRFTAALSGIGVTALVQSSTATSLMTSSFVGQGLITLPAALAVMRGADIGTSLMSVLFSFDLSWLSPLFIFVGVVMFLSGQDRKPGRIGRVLIGLGLMLLALRLVVEATEPLLASPAVRALLGAVSSDIFLEIFLGMLLAVIAYSSLAVVLLIAALAASTVIQLDVALGLVLGANLGSGVLAVLTTAKSITEVRQVTVGNLVFKLMGVALVAPCVGLWLQHVQPMLPGITEGVVLFHLAFNVAMSVAFIGLTQLIANVVAKLLPKPAPAASQMRPQHLDPSALSTPSLAISCAAREALHQADIVETMMLAILTVIKNNDVKLADEVRKMDDTVDQLYSAIKYYLTKISREALADDESRRWTDIISFTINMEQIGDIIERVVIDIEDKKIRPGRNFSEAGMAEITELHTRLIANLRLSMSVFLNGNVHDARKLLEEKARFRDLERNYAATHLSRLSDKTMSSIETSSLHIDLISDLKRINSHICSIAYPILDSAGALAPNRFREPETPTPV; this is encoded by the coding sequence ATGAAGCATCTACTGAATCTGTTGGCAGCCATCGCGCTGCTGGTCTGGGGAACCCATCTCGTACGCACCGGCGTGTTGCGCGTGTTCGGCGCCAACCTGCGCCAGATCCTCGCGCGCAGCATGGGCAACCGATTCACCGCGGCGCTCTCGGGCATCGGCGTCACCGCCCTGGTGCAATCGAGCACCGCCACCTCGCTGATGACCTCGTCCTTCGTCGGCCAGGGCCTGATCACGCTGCCGGCCGCGCTCGCCGTGATGCGCGGCGCGGACATCGGCACCAGCCTGATGTCGGTGCTGTTCTCGTTCGACCTGTCCTGGCTGTCGCCGCTGTTCATCTTTGTCGGCGTGGTGATGTTCCTCTCGGGGCAGGACCGCAAGCCCGGGCGCATCGGCCGCGTGCTGATCGGCCTGGGCCTGATGCTGCTGGCGCTGCGCCTGGTGGTCGAAGCCACCGAGCCGCTGCTGGCATCGCCGGCCGTGCGCGCGCTGCTCGGTGCGGTCAGCAGCGACATCTTCCTGGAGATCTTCCTCGGCATGCTGCTGGCCGTGATCGCCTATTCGAGCCTGGCCGTGGTGCTGCTGATCGCCGCGCTGGCCGCCTCCACCGTGATCCAGCTCGACGTGGCCCTGGGCCTGGTGCTCGGCGCCAACCTCGGCAGCGGCGTGCTCGCCGTGTTGACTACGGCCAAGTCGATCACCGAGGTGCGCCAGGTCACCGTCGGCAACCTGGTGTTCAAGCTCATGGGCGTGGCGCTGGTGGCCCCCTGCGTCGGCCTGTGGCTGCAGCATGTGCAGCCCATGCTGCCCGGCATCACCGAAGGCGTGGTGCTGTTCCACCTGGCGTTCAACGTGGCGATGAGCGTGGCCTTCATCGGCCTCACGCAGCTGATCGCCAACGTGGTGGCCAAGCTGCTGCCCAAGCCCGCGCCAGCCGCGAGCCAGATGCGGCCGCAGCACCTGGACCCCTCCGCCCTGTCCACGCCGTCGCTGGCCATCTCGTGCGCCGCGCGCGAGGCATTGCACCAGGCCGACATCGTCGAGACCATGATGCTGGCCATCCTCACGGTGATCAAGAACAACGACGTCAAGCTTGCCGACGAAGTGCGCAAGATGGACGACACGGTGGACCAGCTCTACTCCGCCATCAAGTACTACCTGACCAAGATCTCGCGCGAGGCGCTGGCCGACGACGAAAGCCGCCGCTGGACGGACATCATCAGCTTCACCATCAACATGGAGCAGATCGGCGACATCATCGAGCGGGTGGTGATCGACATCGAAGACAAGAAGATCAGGCCCGGCCGCAATTTTTCCGAAGCCGGCATGGCCGAAATCACCGAGCTGCACACCCGCCTCATCGCCAACCTGCGCCTGAGCATGAGCGTGTTCCTCAACGGCAACGTGCACGATGCGCGCAAGCTGCTCGAGGAAAAGGCGCGCTTCCGCGACCTGGAGCGCAACTACGCGGCCACCCACCTGAGCCGGCTGTCCGACAAGACCATGTCGAGCATCGAGACGAGTTCGCTGCACATCGACCTGATCAGCGACTTGAAACGCATCAACTCGCACATCTGCTCGATCGCCTACCCGATCCTGGATTCGGCGGGTGCCCTGGCACCGAACCGCTTCCGCGAACCGGAAACGCCGACGCCGGTCTGA
- a CDS encoding bile acid:sodium symporter family protein produces MTRPKYLPDNFTLMLVVTVTLASLLPASGPTAHGFETLTTVAIGLLFFLHGAKLSREAVIAGATHWRLHLLVLASTFVVFPLLGLALKPLLAPLVTPELYLGILFLCCLPATVQSAIAFTSMARGNIPAAVCSASASTLLGIFITPVLVSLVVVPHGSAGISYDSIGKIMLQLMAPFIAGQLLRPWIGGWVKKRAAVLKFVDQGSILLVVYTAFSAAVVEGLWKQIPATAVIGVLVACAVVLAIALVLTTWTSRKLGFSKEDEITIVFCGSKKSLASGIPMAKVLFASSAVGAIVLPLMLFHQMQLMVCAVLAQRYARRAVGVEKNEGLAQTRA; encoded by the coding sequence ATGACCCGTCCCAAGTACCTTCCCGACAACTTCACGTTGATGCTTGTCGTCACCGTCACGCTGGCGAGCCTGCTGCCCGCCAGCGGCCCTACGGCGCACGGCTTTGAGACGCTGACCACGGTGGCCATCGGCCTGCTGTTCTTTCTGCACGGCGCCAAGCTCTCGCGCGAGGCGGTGATCGCGGGCGCCACGCACTGGCGGCTGCACCTGCTGGTGCTGGCTTCGACCTTCGTGGTGTTCCCGCTGCTCGGCCTGGCGCTCAAGCCGCTGCTGGCGCCGCTGGTCACGCCCGAGCTGTACCTCGGCATCCTGTTCCTGTGCTGCCTGCCGGCCACCGTGCAATCGGCCATCGCCTTCACCTCGATGGCGCGCGGCAACATCCCGGCGGCGGTGTGCAGCGCCTCGGCCTCGACACTGCTCGGCATCTTCATCACGCCGGTGCTGGTGAGCCTGGTGGTGGTGCCGCACGGCAGCGCCGGCATCTCCTACGATTCGATCGGCAAGATCATGCTGCAGCTCATGGCGCCGTTCATCGCCGGCCAGCTGCTGCGGCCCTGGATCGGCGGCTGGGTGAAGAAGCGCGCGGCGGTGCTGAAGTTCGTGGACCAGGGCTCGATCCTGCTGGTGGTCTACACCGCCTTCAGCGCGGCCGTGGTCGAAGGCCTGTGGAAGCAGATTCCGGCCACCGCCGTGATCGGCGTGCTGGTGGCGTGTGCGGTGGTGCTGGCGATTGCGCTGGTGTTGACGACCTGGACCAGCCGCAAGCTCGGCTTCTCGAAGGAGGACGAGATCACCATCGTCTTCTGCGGTTCGAAGAAGAGCCTGGCCAGCGGCATCCCGATGGCCAAGGTGCTGTTCGCTTCCAGTGCGGTCGGCGCCATCGTGCTGCCGCTGATGCTGTTCCACCAGATGCAGCTCATGGTGTGCGCGGTGCTGGCCCAGCGTTATGCGCGGCGGGCGGTGGGCGTAGAGAAGAACGAGGGTCTGGCGCAGACCCGCGCCTGA
- a CDS encoding LysR family transcriptional regulator, with amino-acid sequence MNVTLRQLRVFQAVVAARNFSRAGDAVGLTQPAVSRCIRELEGQLGLQLLNRTTREVAPTEAGRSLAAQLDRLLDEMELALLDVQGMASVRRGKVRVASSPTLSANLMPACIARCAELHPDIQLVLLDRVQLDVLGSVRAGEVDFGVVIDPSAPDDLHCETILREPFCLVCRSDHPLARRKSLPWRALSGQKLVLLDHASGSRRLIDQALADQQAEVDVVQELGHPTTVFRMVEAGIGITVLPALALTDAELQGRALSVCRLTPHIDRRIMLVHRKHRALAPMVALVWQLVAAVAAQVPAGI; translated from the coding sequence ATGAATGTCACCCTTCGACAGCTGCGTGTGTTCCAGGCCGTGGTGGCGGCACGCAACTTCAGCCGCGCGGGAGATGCGGTCGGGCTGACACAGCCCGCCGTCAGCCGTTGCATCCGCGAACTGGAAGGCCAGCTCGGCCTGCAGCTGCTGAACCGCACCACGCGCGAGGTGGCACCCACCGAAGCCGGCCGCAGCCTGGCTGCCCAGCTCGACCGCCTGCTCGACGAAATGGAGTTGGCCCTGCTCGACGTGCAAGGCATGGCCAGCGTGCGCCGCGGCAAGGTGCGGGTGGCCAGCAGCCCCACGCTGTCGGCCAACCTGATGCCGGCCTGCATCGCACGTTGCGCCGAGCTGCATCCCGACATCCAGCTCGTGCTGCTCGACCGGGTGCAGCTGGACGTGCTCGGCAGCGTTCGCGCGGGCGAGGTGGATTTCGGCGTGGTCATCGACCCCTCGGCGCCCGATGACCTGCATTGCGAAACCATCCTGCGCGAACCGTTCTGCCTGGTCTGCCGAAGCGACCATCCACTGGCCCGGCGCAAAAGCCTGCCCTGGCGCGCGCTGTCCGGCCAGAAGCTGGTGCTGCTCGACCATGCCTCGGGCAGCCGCCGGCTCATCGACCAGGCGCTGGCCGACCAGCAGGCCGAGGTGGACGTGGTGCAGGAACTCGGCCATCCGACGACGGTGTTCCGCATGGTCGAGGCCGGCATCGGCATCACCGTGCTGCCCGCGCTCGCGCTGACCGACGCCGAACTGCAAGGCCGCGCGCTCAGCGTGTGCCGGCTCACGCCGCACATCGACCGGCGCATCATGCTGGTCCACCGCAAACACCGCGCGCTGGCGCCGATGGTGGCGCTGGTGTGGCAACTGGTGGCGGCGGTGGCGGCGCAGGTGCCGGCGGGGATTTAG